The sequence TGTCACTGGCGCCCTTCAGCCTGCAGCATCCGCAGCAAGTACAGAGAGCCTCAATTCTTGGGGTCTCTGGTGACCGCCACTCGCTCTCGTTGCAAGGATCAACACGCCATTTTAGAATCCTTCAGCAAAAGATTACCACTCCCTActtgtagtagtagcagcatcaTGGGTAGGTATATGCGTGTCTCACAATCAAGGTTGGGATGCAGCGTTAGTTGCTGCACATTATGTATTTactcttttgtttctcttttgatTTATTTTGGTATcattttttactttccttttttatctCCTAGTGTCTTTTACACCTTCTCGTTGGGTCCGGCAATCAAAATCTTGATAACCTCCCCGGTCTTGACCTTTTGGAATGCTTCCTCCGCCTTGTCGAAGCTTACAACGCTCGAAATCAGCTTCTTAACATCAACGCGGCCACTTCTAACAAGCTCAACAGCCAGTTCATAATCTCCAGCTCCATAGCGGAACGATCCCCGGGTCGTAATCTCCTTGATGCACATGGCCATAATAGGGAATGTGATGTCGTTCTTGCCCATGCCGCCCTGCACGTAAGTGCCTCCCACACGGACGACGTGAATGCTCGTCTGGATAGACGGCTCTGCACCGCTGGCATCGATGACGGCGTCGGCACCGATGGGGAGATCCGCAAGCTCCCTGATGGCCTTGGCGTTCTCTTCGGGCGACACTCTCTGCGATACATAGGTGTGCGTGGAGCTGAAGCCCTTGGCAAAGTCCAGCTTGGACTGGACAATGTCAACACTGACAATCTTTGATGCACCGTACGCCTTCGCCACGGCAGCACAGAGGAGGCCTACGGGGCCAGCTCCCATCACGACAACCGACTGGCCGGGCAGGATCTGCGCCTGCTTTACAATGTGAACGGCCACGGCGAGCGGCTCAATCAGCGCTCCCTCCTGCAGCGATACGTTGTCCGGCAGCTTGTAGCAGAAGTCGGCGGGAGCGGCCCACAGCCCGGTCAGGGTGCCGTGGTATGGCGGCGTCGCGGCGAAGACCATGTCCGGGCAGAGGTTGTACTTTCCAGCGCGGCAGAATGCGCACCGGCGGCAAGGATAGCCGGGCTCGAGGGCAACGCGGTCGCCGGCCTTGAGGTGCTTGACGGCAGAGCCGACCTCGACGATGGTGCCGGCGGATTCGTGGCCGAGAACCATTGGGTCCTTGACGACGAAGTGGCCAATGGCGCCGTGGACCCAGTAATGGACGTCTGAGCCACAGATTCCAGTGTAGTTTACCGCGACGAGGACATCGTTGGGGTCGGCGATGGTGGGCTTGGGCCGCTCCTCAAAGGTGACATCCCCTGGCTTGTTCAGGACAAAAGAAAGGTTCTGTTTTGTTTCGCCAAGTCCAACTGTCAGCCCACTCGACGTGTTTGAGTTTCAACGCCCTTTGCCTCTCCTTTGGTGGTTTTCTCTTACGCTGATCGCATCCTTGTTAACCGTCTGAGTCGCCATGTCGATATTTGTGGTGCTGGAGTCTACTGTAAGAGCGAAACGCTTGGCGGGGTAGCACTTTCAGCTTCAAGAAAAATCACAATGACGTGGGAGCAGAGTagagaaagggagaaaaTCTCTCTCCAAACCAGCTGATCATCTTATTATATAGGGAAAATCCTTCCATCCCCGCATTGCGAATCAGCCATATGACATTTTCCATACGCGAACGAATTTCTTCCCAACGGATGCCCCACGATGGCTCATTGGAGAGATAGAGCCAGCTGCGCTGCGAGAAGCGTGTTTCGTTCTCGTAAGCCTAAGCCGATCTCGAAGGCACCCCGCGCCGTGCTACTCTGCTCTCCCTAGAACTTTGGCAGTGATTCTATGTTCCTGGGCTTGCCTGGTGACCCAAAACTATTTGCTTGCTACCCACAATTATAAGAGGCCCAATGGCATTTTAGCCGGTGATAATAGCCGCGCCAATAGGAGAAGCGCTGGAGGAATACTGGAGATATGGTGGATAGCGATTTCGGTGATGTATTGAGGGATAACGTTGGTGTTATCTTCTGAAAATATCtgcaaaaaaataagaaacaaGGGTTCCATGAGCGTGATTCATTAACTGTATCGAGTAAGATGCCCTGAAAATCCTGAAAATCATCAGACGCGCCTATTTTCATATGCATACTCTTGTGTAGGGGATCAACGCTTTGTTTAGACTAACGTTTAGCACATTTACCCTGTAGCAAGCACGACTTTACGTGGATGTTTCCTGTGCAGAAAGAATGCCGCCTAATAAATATCTTGAGAATCACCTAGTTTCGCAAGGAGCCGATAGTTTATCCAGATTGCTGCCCGCCTGGGTTGACGGCACGGGCGCCTATCGGTTTGTTAATCCTATATAATCTCGAGTTATCCCATCGCAAGATTTTAATCATATATATCTCACGCTTATCAGCTATTTCCAAGGGTATGTAGATATGGGAATGTCACTCCTGAGCCACCTCTTAAATCGATAGATTTAAGACTAAAACCTACGTCGATTTTGGACGTAGAAATGGAATGATGCATCTTCAAATCCTTCGTCAGTGTAGAGGTGGCGGCCAACTCTCGCCCACAAACTCTTGCAAATCAAGCGCAGGCAACATCTCCTAAAATCCCCACAATAGATGGGAGATATTTGGAGAATACGACGATGAACCGGTATAAACCTTCACCGCCACTGGAAAGAAAGACACGAAAGCCCTCATGGTGCTTCCTCATCTCTTTAGTTCGGAAGTTATTTTCCGAGTGTAACGCAGCTATGCGCCGGGGATCTAGAGATACCAGAGATGCTAGATGTCCTAAAAGAGACATGGGAATTGAATAAGTCGTCGACTTTGCAGTTTGATTGGTATTTACTACTCTCTATCCCCAGCTGCCAagatttaagtttaaatttcCTCTGCTGTGAAAGATTGGTGCAATATCAGGTGGGCGCTATATTGGTAGGTTATCATTTTTCGTCTGCTTTTTACCAATGTCAGGACTCTAGCACATACATATCGAATCATATAGGATAGCATACATTTTTAGCACCCAACTGGGAATCTTGTACCCTAGATTAGATAATCTTGCATCATAATAGTTGAGCTTTCTCTACTTGGAAGCCAATGgatcttcttcatttcgaaaatcctctccttcttcaatTGAGGTATTGACTGGCTGAGTGAAAAAGCGCGTATCACCCATCGGTGTTGCCAACACCCATCTTAGCATGGCTAGCCCGATGGCTGATATACTATCGTTATCTATAGAAAAGCTTAGCTGACGAGAGACGCAAACTACAATGGCTATTCTTGGTGTGAAGTTGCAATATTTGACCACTTGTTCCGTTGACACTTGGCATTACAACCTAGATATGTTACGAATGATGATTCAAGTGCGTATCAATGACATATGTAACTCTTACCGGAAATGTCTGATGCTCCAGCCACGGACTTAACGCATGACTGCTGCGTAAAAATACACACTGCCAGTAGCAGCTCACTTCTCAGGGTACGGTCTTGGGGACAAGAGTGTCGTAAGTGATGACAATTATATGAGGAAAAGCTTGATCGGGGGCTCGTCTGGCTCTACGTTTGTAAAGAAGCGCATAGGTTGCTTGGAACTCGTGAAATGCATTTCTTGGGCCCATGATTCCTTTCAAACGTCGTAGTTCGCGTACGATCGTCACTGGTAAGGCTATCAaggcaaacaagcaaaaaaaaaaaaaaataaaaaaaataaaaaataaaaaataaaaaatagagtATGCTATTTGGCAGAAGGGGTATACCTCACTGTGAAACCACCATGGGTTGTTACTGCATCCCTCTTCCCGCGCTGTCATCTCCCAAAGTGTCGTTGCATAGTTATTCACGTAGCTTAGGTGTAGAATCAGGCTCTCATTCTAATCCTTGTAAAACTGAGGCGCTCTTTCAACTTCTGGTCATTCCCCCTTGTCGAGAAACTTTATGTCTCGCGCAGCTGTGAAGAATCTTTTGTCGATATCACGCGGCCGACAGTCTTATCAGATCTTTATCACATAACAACGGAGAATGTTTGCGCGTCTCTAACCCGTGCTTTAAGTTGGTACACTGATTGCATAGGTGTATGTATGAGCAGTCTTTGCAGCTCAATCACGACATCCAAATTCACTGCCATTCTCGCAGATCAGCATGGAACAAGTCTCGGAGTTTTGAGCAATAGAGAGACTGCTAGAGAGGGACTACCCAGGACTTTGAACGTGCGAGTATGTGCCGCTGCTAGGAGGCTGTGACCTTGCCTTGTTGTTCCTTAGTTTCTTGTCGTGTGTTTATCATATCTAGGTAATGGCATCCTCAAATGACCAGTTAGTGATATTCATGACTTTTTGTGGGGCTCCAAGTGTGCAAGATGCAGCTTTTCTACCAGGCTCGAGTCTGTCGTCGGATCCCAGATGAAGCGGTGGGTCTTTGCCATTGCTCGCAGCTAATAGCGGGGTAGTGCTGCTGACCACAGCGGGTACTATGTTGAACTAGCACGCTATAAGCATACTGCAAAGTCTATATAAATGCACCTAAATGATGGAAGGCGGCCGCGTGTCTGAGCGCCTAGAAGAGAGCAGAAGCATGTTAAAGATCTCGCTGACAAAAGCGCTACCCAAATATCCACGATCCTTGCCAATTTCTGTCCTTCAGTCTTGATTGCTCCCCTCCAAGATGCTCTTCGCCTACTGTACTGCACCCAAGGGACACACAACACACACATGTTAGCACCAGCCTAGTTTCTCGATACCCACCTCCTCGAAAAAATTAAGCGCCTTTCCTGCCGCGCGACCAACGGCCTCCAGCCTATCAAGAATCCACTTCGATGCGACCAAGCGCGATGCTCAGGGCATCTGCAAGTGGCCCATGGCGCTCCTCCAGTGGCCTTCGAGTCCCAGCCCACCCTTGCGTCTCCAGCGCTTAACTCGAGCCAATGCAGTGTGATGCGGCCTCTCATTGGCCTGGGCGGACATCAACGGCGTTCGCCCGTCAAGATCAAGGTGCTATTTTCGGGCGCAAAGCTCACGACTAGCTCCTTTGGCCGGACCTGTTGGAGGCCAGCTCCACATGCTGTGTGCCTCTGGAGTGCCTCTGgagtgcctgtgcctgtttACACCAGCTGCTCGTCTCCCGCCGACTCGGCCAAGATGTCTGGCTACAGGCGCTTAGTCGACTGATTCGATGTCCAGGTTGCTCGCCGACCTCCTCCTCGCAGGCGGATCTaccgagagaagaggagcgtTTATTATATCTGGTCTGGTAGCGCCGTTTTTCCTATTGCCCTTGCATggtgcttcttctgccgtcTGTGCTCTTCTTGTTGTGTCTGCTCTGCTGGTCTCACGATGCGACGCTCAACCAACAGACAATGAAGCGGTAGCATCCTCTCAACGTTGGCCTCACCCTTTGGATACCCCaggcgtttctttttttgtcctttttcgTGTCTTTTGCTCCACCTCAATTCGATACCCCTCGCCTCTTCCGTGAAGAAGGCAATTCTCGAGTACTGCGAGTGTATAGATACGCCATTCCGTGTTTGAATCATGGCTTCGCAATCAACCTCTGGCGGTGCCAGCTTCTCACTCTTCCCCAATCCTAATTTCTCCAAGCCTATGCCACGTACTGGCCAGACACCTCGGACCCGTCGTTCGGAGTCTCGTGAACGTCGAGTAGTTacaccgcagcagcaactccaAGACAGTCGTGCTCCAACGCCTGGTGCTTCGTCTTCACCAGTGCTTGCTCCTGTATCATCGCCTCAGAACGGCCGGCAGACGCCACAACAGAGGACACATACCCCTCTAGAGACCAATCATCCCCTTGAAGCAGTATCAGAGGCAGCTCTGGATCATAACCCTCCATCGACTACGAACATAGAAGAGCAGCCGCTTGATACACCCGGCGCGGACTCTAGTCGCCCCCGCCTGACCATCGAAGTTCCTAGGCGAGCAGATGCTCCCATTTTGCCACCTCAGGTATTACCAGGCAACAGCAGTAATCGGCCGCAGAATTATATCGCCAAACCTCTTCTATTATTTGACAGCCCGCCATCGTTTGCACCGCCGCCGGCAGCGCCGGCAGCATTGCGGTCCATGTTTCCAACATACAATCCTGATTTGCCCCTTGATCAACAAAACTACGGTCCAATTCAGATGAATCCTTCTGGAATGCCTAGGGCTGTTGTCAGTCGCCAGAGCTACTTCGAAGATCCCGAGGCTGCATCTGAACGTCCACCGGTCCGGAGTCCACCATACAGAGTTCCTGCTCGCCCTCAGAATCCTCCAGTCATTCCTGCCATTAGCACTACTGAACAGCTTCAAGACCTTTGGAAAGTCGCAAACGGCTGGCAAGCGTCTGGATCAGAGGGACGTGTTTATTGCTTAAAGTTGACGCAACAAAAAGATGCTCCTGTCTACACTCTTTCCTCCACCTCCCAGCCTTTTTATAGTCTTCGTTTGGATCCTACATCTGCTTCGGCCTACGTGTCACTCAGTAGGCACGACCCCAGCAAGATTTACAAGGCTCCGAAATCAGCGTCAGGCTCTCCCGCAAGTATTTTTAATGGCGTTCTAAGCGGCAACAACCGAGCCTCAGACAACAAACATTGGCAAGAAGCGTTAACTACAACCCTCGAAGAAGAATCTCGCAAGCATTCCCCAAATGATGGTCTTGCTGCCCTGCTTATGCCCTGCGCCGCGACAAAAATCGTCTTGGACAGGGCAGACGACCCTGTTACAGttgcagctgcagagagGGAGTGTGGCAGACTTGTATGGGATGACGATAGCGCAAGCCACTATCTAGTACATCCTGCCCTGGCAACGCCATTCTGTGTTACTGTTGAAAATTGCGCTGCCTGGTCTCGTGTCGAGTATACACTGGAACATCACGAATCACCACAGCACCTCGCCAAGCTCACACGGGATGGTGCCGGTAGTGGGTGGTTGGAAATCGATACTGGTGTTGCGTCAAAAATCGAGTCATTCTACATTGTCGACGTGGCTATTACAGCACTGCTTCTTGTCGCGGCCATGGAAGATAGGAACTCACCAAACACTGTCATCGAGGCATTCGAGGCGCCACCGGTACCGGAACCTCCTAGGCCATCAAGAAGCTTGAGCAGTGCATTGAGCCGACACCGTGACGAtgagagcagcaagaagagtaaaaaagacaagaaagataAGAAACGCCAAAGGATGGAGCAATTCGAAATTGACATCGAGAGCCAGAATGATAGTTTAGGCAAGGGGAGCAAaaaggctgaagctgaagataAACTGCCCTTCCTAATACGGGTCATCGTTAAGCTGGCAAAGGGGCTATTTAACTGTTTTATATGGATACTTACAATTGGGTTTGCATGTGTCAAAGGAGTATTCAAGGTTCTTTATAAATGTGTGGGATCCAAGTATTAATACGACGATATATGATGATTTAATGATGACAATGAGCTATCAAACGCTTTGATTTAGCGTATTCGTGATCACTTTATAGATTGTACATACTGTATTTACTGTTTGAGAGTGTGAAGATGATTCTGGTATTTAAGTTTACCCAGAGATTTATTCATTTTGGTAGTAAGTGATAAGAAGCTATATATCCTCAGCCTCGTTGCAATGAAACGCGAGAACCAAACAAATCCATTTTTTAAACCCAAGCTCTATAGGCTCCAGTAGCCATGCCACAACCATGAACATGTTTCAAAAATATTCCAACCCGATATATTAACAGCGCTCACGATCAAAAGCACTCTTCACCATCACGCCAACTAACCCCCTTTACTCCCATCAAGCCCCCCCCGTCTTGCCTctccatttctctctctctctctctctctctctctctctctctctcttttcttctcttttcttttcttttcttttttttttacctcttcctctgcctcaCAACAATCTTCTTCCCCCTCCTCGTCGTGCCGCCCGACGTCGccgtcttggccatcttggccTGCTGAACCTCGAGCTTGCTCTCGGCCGTCATTAGCGCTTTTACTTTCTTGCGCGAGTGCTCCAGCTTGCGCTTGAGCTCGCGGAGGTTTTCTGCCCTGTCAAACGCATCGTCCTGgtcctccatcttctgggGCTTCTTGTCCTCGTCGATTTCTATGATTTCCTCTCgctcggcctcgtcgtctGCGAAGACGATTTTTCGGGGTGCGCCTGTTCGCCGTCTTTTTGACGCACCTGAGTCGTAGTCGTCAaagtcatcgtcgtcgtcgtcgtcgtcgtcgtcgtcgtcttcctcatGCAATTGATCCAGACCTTTCATCAAGACAAACTGCTCTTCCAGTCTCGCCAGCTCCTTCACGGCAACCTGCTTCATTGTCCTTACGTATCCCAAGTCCTGTGTCTTCAGCAGCCGCACCGTGTCCATGTCCAAATCTTTATTTCCACGATCGCCTTCGACTCGGCCGTTCCAGGTCTTGCCAGTCTTGATTTTCGAGCCGGGGCCCTTGCGCGACATCATTCCAAAGTAGAATTCATCTTCGTTGCGGTCGGCGGCCTTTTCGCGGAGGGCCTTGagttgcttcttcttctggttgtAGTCTTTGGCACGTAGAGAGTAATCCTATGATATCCCGTTAGTAAATTTTCCATGAAAGAGACTGTACGAAATAATCTCGGTATTGGAGGGCCCATAtgatgtgtttttttttttttttgtgttaaCTCGTACCTTGTGCTTTTCGAGAAGAccgaggcggcggcgctcgAGGGGCTGCGCACGCTCCTTATGGTTGCGCCGCTGAATTGAATTTCGCAAAGAAGACATTTTTGCGATGGCTCTGTAACTGATGCTGAGAAACGAAAGAGCTCCCAGATGTTTTGGTCGTGAAGACGTCGCTGTAGTATGAAGAAAGTTGGCGCTCGGAGGTGGAAGAGCGGCAGAATTTTTGGGATTTTTGGCGGTGAGAGTGGATGTGGCTAGCGCCATGTCGCACTTGGGTGCTAAGTGACTTGGGCGAACACTTGAATAAACGGCGGTAATTCTTAACCGGAAAAATGAacaatttcttttaaaacgatttagtttttttctcgtcAATTCATAATATtgagtgtatatatatgttgtctAAATTGGGGCGCGATTGGGCATCTATTATACAAAACTTTGCGCAGCTTTTGCGCGGGTAGTCGTACAGCTCACTTACACGATTGTCTAGCTTATCAGCTGTCTACACCAGCCATCTAAACATATCCCCCCTAGCAGTCCTGAGGCTCTGGCGAATAATGTATTAGCCGTCCATCGTCTTATGAGGATTTTGAGCGAAGTTGTAGGCCATATGGGGCAAGTTGCTCGTTGCTGAGCTTGCTCGGTGACTGCACAAAGGGGTCTTCTCCCTTCATTGTCTTGGGAAACGCAATGACATCTCGGACAGTTGGTGTACCAGTCATCAGAGCAGCAAGACGATCAAATCCGAGCGCAAATCCAGCATGAGGGGGGCATCCGGAGCGAAGAGCCTCAAACAGATGAGAAAAATCCTTGATCCTCTTATCGGTCATCTTCAAAACGTCTCTCATGATAAAGTCTTGGACTTCGGCAATGTGGTTACGCACACTGCCTCCGCCAATTTCGATACCATTGAGAACCAAGTCATATGCAGCGCTCTTTGCTTCTAGAGGATCTGTGAAAAGCAACTCTAGGT comes from Trichoderma asperellum chromosome 3, complete sequence and encodes:
- a CDS encoding uncharacterized protein (BUSCO:EOG092D3QEX), encoding MSSLRNSIQRRNHKERAQPLERRRLGLLEKHKDYSLRAKDYNQKKKQLKALREKAADRNEDEFYFGMMSRKGPGSKIKTGKTWNGRVEGDRGNKDLDMDTVRLLKTQDLGYVRTMKQVAVKELARLEEQFVLMKGLDQLHEEDDDDDDDDDDDDFDDYDSGASKRRRTGAPRKIVFADDEAEREEIIEIDEDKKPQKMEDQDDAFDRAENLRELKRKLEHSRKKVKALMTAESKLEVQQAKMAKTATSGGTTRRGKKIVVRQRKR
- a CDS encoding uncharacterized protein (EggNog:ENOG41~TransMembrane:1 (o598-617i)), yielding MASQSTSGGASFSLFPNPNFSKPMPRTGQTPRTRRSESRERRVVTPQQQLQDSRAPTPGASSSPVLAPVSSPQNGRQTPQQRTHTPLETNHPLEAVSEAALDHNPPSTTNIEEQPLDTPGADSSRPRLTIEVPRRADAPILPPQVLPGNSSNRPQNYIAKPLLLFDSPPSFAPPPAAPAALRSMFPTYNPDLPLDQQNYGPIQMNPSGMPRAVVSRQSYFEDPEAASERPPVRSPPYRVPARPQNPPVIPAISTTEQLQDLWKVANGWQASGSEGRVYCLKLTQQKDAPVYTLSSTSQPFYSLRLDPTSASAYVSLSRHDPSKIYKAPKSASGSPASIFNGVLSGNNRASDNKHWQEALTTTLEEESRKHSPNDGLAALLMPCAATKIVLDRADDPVTVAAAERECGRLVWDDDSASHYLVHPALATPFCVTVENCAAWSRVEYTLEHHESPQHLAKLTRDGAGSGWLEIDTGVASKIESFYIVDVAITALLLVAAMEDRNSPNTVIEAFEAPPVPEPPRPSRSLSSALSRHRDDESSKKSKKDKKDKKRQRMEQFEIDIESQNDSLGKGSKKAEAEDKLPFLIRVIVKLAKGLFNCFIWILTIGFACVKGVFKVLYKCVGSKY